In Paraburkholderia caballeronis, the following proteins share a genomic window:
- a CDS encoding GAF domain-containing protein yields MLRRAGRRARALGDGGGRGRRVCRQADAEGRLLPGPAGDERTRAYAQRHRVSIRQTEPEGQGPAGDAWRTRQVRIAALSVEQDNDADDGTPDATRWRTCAAVPLTYDGHDGGLLCLFARETDRFASPDWTLALDHVALIAGVALDRLRLGAEQNRLRELALHDPLTACRT; encoded by the coding sequence ATGCTTCGACGCGCTGGCCGACGCGCTCGTGCACTGGGCGATGGAGGCGGGCGCGGACGGCGCGTATGTCGGCAGGCCGACGCCGAAGGGCGGTTGCTGCCGGGACCGGCCGGCGACGAACGGACGCGTGCGTATGCACAGCGGCACCGCGTTTCGATCCGGCAAACGGAACCCGAAGGACAGGGGCCGGCCGGCGACGCGTGGCGCACCCGGCAGGTGCGGATCGCCGCGCTGTCCGTCGAACAGGACAACGACGCGGACGACGGCACGCCCGACGCAACCCGCTGGCGCACCTGCGCGGCCGTGCCGTTGACATACGACGGCCACGACGGCGGTCTGCTGTGCCTGTTCGCGCGCGAGACCGACCGTTTCGCGTCGCCCGACTGGACGCTCGCGCTCGACCACGTCGCGCTGATCGCCGGCGTCGCGCTCGACCGGCTGCGCCTCGGCGCCGAACAGAACCGTCTGCGCGAACTGGCGCTGCACGATCCGCTGACCGCCTGCCGAACATGA
- a CDS encoding EAL domain-containing protein — translation MILESLTDFELQHLKAQQIQNLFVLADPGLAEADHRAMAMRVGRIHAMVGLEREELVRSRGLLAAAVYARLGGERDSGALQVLSRRLNRDLAWQTEAYERLQDERQQVLLSIARLAGTTENYPDLINRVVEILGTCDEVAGCSIGRPDRDGLFRVEAASGRILEKHPRQPGPGAAGAHDGIRVADLAWRSGASERCINIGTDPRMTSWQAVAKREGLCSSVAIPVCQPGHPPLAILTLHSAFPGGYSSAEQIAFTDLLQTLLAFAMGRIANLQGPTHTIPQATRQRWAALLRSDALQMHCQPIMDLRTGNVTKVEMLARLFDGSRLLMPNEFLPALTSDDFFELYVRGLGQALVYRRQWLDSGVALNVSLNLPSSALGDIRYFDATRRGLATHDCPPAALTLEILETDALPPDVDVPAELARFRALGVVLAEDDLGAGHSSLARLRELPFDWIKIDRSIVNLAGRNRSSVLNFIYQLTRLGHSLGKSVIVEGVEDDALLEAIAILKADAVQGYRIARPMPARQLLDWLAKRPAPPDPGAQPQSALGKLARLLIWEERINLVLNDAGAFERLAAIVRTSAATPPDAEPAAVPPPSLCHACPLTKFFADIEAALQDDESDSLAQRALLDAALIHRPGSAAYCLARQCLIATLGVGADAA, via the coding sequence GTGATCCTCGAATCGCTGACCGACTTCGAGCTTCAGCACCTGAAGGCGCAGCAGATCCAGAACCTGTTCGTGCTCGCGGACCCGGGCCTGGCCGAAGCCGATCATCGCGCGATGGCGATGCGCGTCGGCCGCATTCACGCGATGGTCGGGCTGGAGCGCGAGGAACTGGTGCGCAGCCGTGGCCTGCTCGCGGCCGCCGTCTACGCGCGGCTCGGCGGCGAGCGCGACAGCGGCGCGCTCCAGGTGCTGAGCCGCCGCCTGAACCGTGATCTCGCGTGGCAGACCGAAGCGTACGAACGGCTGCAGGACGAGCGCCAGCAGGTGCTGTTGAGCATCGCGCGGCTCGCGGGCACGACCGAGAACTACCCGGACCTGATCAACCGCGTCGTCGAGATTCTCGGCACCTGCGACGAGGTCGCCGGCTGCTCGATCGGCCGTCCCGACCGCGACGGCCTGTTCCGCGTCGAGGCCGCGTCGGGCCGCATTCTGGAGAAGCATCCGCGCCAGCCCGGCCCCGGCGCGGCCGGCGCGCACGACGGCATCCGGGTCGCGGACCTCGCGTGGCGGAGCGGCGCGAGCGAACGCTGCATCAACATCGGCACCGATCCGCGCATGACGTCATGGCAGGCGGTCGCGAAACGCGAAGGACTGTGCTCCAGCGTCGCGATTCCGGTCTGCCAGCCCGGCCACCCGCCGCTCGCGATCCTGACGCTGCACAGCGCATTTCCGGGCGGTTATTCGTCGGCCGAGCAGATCGCGTTCACCGACCTGCTGCAAACGCTGCTCGCGTTCGCGATGGGGCGCATCGCGAACCTTCAGGGGCCGACGCACACGATCCCGCAGGCGACGCGGCAACGCTGGGCCGCGCTGCTCCGCTCCGACGCATTGCAGATGCACTGCCAGCCGATCATGGACCTGCGGACCGGCAACGTGACGAAGGTCGAGATGCTCGCGCGCCTGTTCGACGGCTCGCGCCTCCTGATGCCGAACGAGTTCCTGCCCGCGCTGACGTCCGACGACTTTTTCGAACTGTACGTGCGCGGGCTCGGCCAGGCGCTCGTGTACCGGAGGCAGTGGCTGGACAGCGGCGTCGCGCTGAACGTGTCGCTGAACCTGCCGTCGAGCGCGCTCGGCGACATTCGCTACTTCGACGCGACCCGGCGCGGGCTCGCGACACACGACTGTCCGCCCGCTGCGCTGACGCTCGAAATCCTCGAAACCGACGCGCTGCCGCCCGACGTCGACGTGCCGGCGGAACTGGCGCGGTTTCGCGCGCTCGGCGTCGTGCTCGCGGAGGACGATCTCGGCGCGGGGCACAGCAGCCTCGCGCGGCTGCGCGAGCTGCCGTTCGACTGGATCAAGATCGATCGCAGCATCGTGAATCTCGCCGGCCGCAACCGGTCGAGCGTGCTGAACTTCATCTATCAGTTGACGCGGCTCGGCCATTCGCTCGGCAAGTCGGTGATCGTCGAGGGCGTCGAGGACGATGCGCTGCTCGAAGCGATCGCGATCCTGAAGGCCGATGCGGTGCAGGGCTACCGGATCGCGCGGCCGATGCCCGCGCGCCAGTTGCTCGACTGGCTCGCGAAACGTCCCGCGCCGCCCGACCCGGGCGCGCAGCCGCAAAGCGCGCTCGGCAAGCTCGCGCGGCTGCTGATCTGGGAAGAGCGGATCAACCTCGTGCTGAACGATGCGGGCGCGTTCGAGCGGCTCGCGGCGATCGTCCGGACCTCGGCCGCGACGCCGCCGGATGCCGAACCGGCGGCCGTGCCGCCGCCGTCGTTGTGCCATGCGTGTCCGCTGACGAAGTTCTTCGCGGACATCGAGGCCGCGCTACAGGACGACGAATCCGATTCGCTCGCGCAGCGCGCGCTGCTCGACGCG